A genomic region of Bombus pyrosoma isolate SC7728 linkage group LG6, ASM1482585v1, whole genome shotgun sequence contains the following coding sequences:
- the LOC122568048 gene encoding E3 ubiquitin-protein ligase MARCHF5-like: MSDNNLPHIFYGFDSPGRIVRIESSITTRPNIGLLTIEETLRRLSTNLRPERQTNDSNNEISDAQPPAILSNEEPVPIVLSESVNIAQPNDMIDGASSPNQSDIDTSIANTEDDKRYCWVCFATDEDDATALWVKPCHCRGTTKWVHQGCIQRWVDEKQKGHAGAHVACPQCNTEYIIVYPNMGPLVVVLDTIDGMVFRICPFIAASIVAASVYWTAVTYGAVTVMQVVGHKDGLAIMEQADPLVLLVGLPTIPIMLILGKMLRWEDQALNLLRRHAYKVPILRHFLPSSCSSADRVQSDDLPPMSDPMSATRILCGALLLPSIASICGKIFFESIHSNFQRTLLGGIAFITVKGAFKIYHKQQQYVRQCQRRIMDYTESNISLYRRQQNSETNQTS, encoded by the exons ATGTCAGATAACAATTTGCCGCACATATTCTATGGATTCGATTCGCCTGGTAGGATAGTACGTATAGAATCTAGTATTACCACACGGCCTAATATTGGTCTTTTAACTATAGAAGAAACATTAAGAAGACTTAGCACAAATCTAAGGCCAGAAAGACAAACTAATGACTCAAATAATG aaatatctgaTGCTCAACCTCCAGCGATTTTATCAAATGAGGAACCAGTACCTATTGTGTTGTCAGAATCTGTAAACATTGCACAACCAAATGATATGATTGATGGTGCATCTTCCCCAAACCAATCAGACATTGATACATCAATAGCAAATACAGAAGATga CAAAAGATATTGCTGGGTATGCTTTGCAACGGATGAAGATGATGCAACTGCTTTATGGGTAAAACCATGTCATTGTCGTGGTACAACAAAATGGGTACATCAAGGATGTATTCAGAGATGGGTtgatgaaaaacaaaaaggacATGCAGGTGCACATGTAGCATGTCCACAGTGTAATACAGAATACATCATTGTATATCCAAATATGG ggCCGTTAGTAGTTGTACTGGATACTATTGATGGTATGGTTTTTCGAATTTGCCCATTTATTGCAGCTAGTATAGTTGCTGCATCTGTATACTGGACAGCTGTGACATATGGAGCAGTAACTGTAATGCAAGTAGTTGGTCACAAGGATGGTCTAGCTATAATGGAACAAGCTGATCCTTTGGTATTATTAGTTGGTTTGCCAACGATTCcaataatgttaattttggGAAAAATGCTCAGATGGGAAGATCAAGCACTTAATCTTTTAAGGCGACATGCATATAAGGTTCCTATTTTGAGGCATTTCTTGCCTAGTAG ttGTTCAAGTGCTGACAGAGTACAATCCGACGATCTACCACCTATGAGTGATCCAATGTCAGCAACTCGTATTCTTTGTGGTGCGCTTTTATTACCTAGCATTGCCAGCATATgtggcaaaatattttttgagaGCATACAttctaattttcaaagaacattgctt GGAGGTATAGCATTTATAACAGTAAAGGGTGCATTCAAGATATACCATAAACAGCAACAATATGTAAGACAATGTCAACGTCGTATAATGGATTATAcagaaagtaatatttcattatatagaAGACAACAAAATTCTGAAACCAACCAGACAAGttaa